Within Populus trichocarpa isolate Nisqually-1 chromosome 6, P.trichocarpa_v4.1, whole genome shotgun sequence, the genomic segment CAACAACATTAGCTTATATTAATGGCTAATTGGTAAAATATCTCCTGAACTATTGGTAAAGTTCAACTTAACccttattctttattattatttattttaatcccgCAAATTATCATATCAAAGTAATGCACCATCTCTGTTAAGGATTgtaagacaaaaaaacaaaaacactttttcAGTATATAATATGCTTCTATAGGAAGCCTGATGTATTGCTTTGACCCATAGTTTAAGGAACTAAAATAAGAAGAtcaggactaaattgaattaaaactaATATTACAGGAGTTATTTTACTAATTAGCATATTTTATTTAAGCTATTGGCTTGACTAACCAATGTGGCTTTCCTCGTATTTGTGTTTGTGCTGTGTCTCGAGATTCTAgactttgaatatatatatatatatatatatatatatatatatatatatatatatatatatttcctcattaatgttttattaattagttaGTACCTCAtgcatttattaataaataaattgtccATAGAAAGTTGAGCGTACTCTCAATTATcagtaattattatataataacttCAAATCATTGATTACTTTACCTTTTTAGAAAGCACACAAGTAAATAaagtagtaataaaaaaataaattaaattaaatggaaCTAACGATAACAAGtcgtagaataaaaaaaaccattcttTGAGAGATGTATTCACATAAACATCagttagaaggaaaaaaaatgtgcaGTAATACATTTTCACCGTGTATAGCACTCTgttcacagtttttttttaatttaacacagtaaaaaaaattaatacaatgatatagtaaaaaaatatatatttaaaaaaataacaaagtttggTGAGTCCAagcaattatataaaaaaaaatcaactattaaaaaatataatttctatgcATTCAACTGCGTTAATTTCAAAATGTAAGCATACCTATACAAGCCATGCATTTATTGCTGCCAGATTTTGATTTATGGTTTAGACAAAAATGAAACAACAAGAGAAACACATAATTGTTGCTGAAAAGTATTTTCACTCCAAAAACtctaattcatattttatttctaatatttttctctaatttaatgtgtttctttGGAGGATTTGCAACTCTTTAAATAGATCGAAAGGAAAACCAgaatcttaaattaaataagaaaaacaacataaaatctaaaataaaaataaaaaggaaataaacatAAACGATTCATACATATCTTCCAAGCCCAGTTCGAAGATCTTTCACAACCTTATTAGTTAGAACTAGCCTATCTCCATGCAGAACTACGTACTGCAGCTTTATACTACTCTCAAAAGCACAAATTCTTGGAATTTATCATCTCACATTACTTGGCGACCACCTTTAACAGAGTTTCGAAATTTTTGGTAGAGCTGCCACTTGATTGCATGGCATCCAAAGCAAGACCTTGGAGGTGTTGAAGtttctttctcattttgttCCCTTCATCGGTTGACATAATAAGCCTCATGGCTTTCATCAAACCTCCTTTTGTGATTCTTCCTCCTTCAATCTCGAGGCCAGTACCCCATACTGCCTCTATAGTCCTCATGTTCACTGTTTGATCCCCAAAGAATGGCCTGCAAATCATAGGCACACATCCAGCAATACTATCTAAAACCGAGTTCCACCCACTATGTGTCACAAACACTCTGATTGCTTTGTGTCGCAAGACTTTTAACTGCGGAGTCCATGAAACTACTTTTCCCTTCTCTTTAGTCCTTTCTAAGAACTCTTCAGGCAATTCTTCCTTAGGATTGCCTCTAAATGACCAAAGAAATGGCAACTTGCATTCCTTTAACGCTTCTACTAACTCTGCTAACTCTTGGGGTGGTAGCGTTATCACACTTCCAAAACTAATGTACACCACAAATTCTTGTTTCTGCTTGTCCAGCCACTCTAGGCAACCGTGTGGATCAGACATGAACGGATCTGGAGATGTCAACACGAAGGGGCCGATGTTGAGAAACTTGGGAAGCCTTGACTTGAACAGAATCACCGCATCGGGGTCTAATTCTTCAAAAGAGTTTGAAGCAACAACAGCTGCCTGTGGCAATGCTAATCCCATTTTACACAACATTGCTGCAAATTGTGATTCCTTAACGTCAAGGAATAGTTCCTTAGGTATGTCAGAACCACGTAGTTCAGAAAATCCTGGAAGAATGTCAATTGTTCTATCTTCAGGCTCTGCAGTAAGATTATGCAAAATGAATAAGTTATCAGACTATAAAGGATAACATCTATATTCCTATGCTAGGCAGACAACAAAGGAGAAAAGATAATATCAATGATGATGTTGTCTAGGCCATTCTCGCTCAAAGTCTTTCGTAGCTAATCTAGATCAGGTTCAGTATAATGCAAAAGGTGGTGCTTCCTTGCATGGTaggaaataaaaagcaaaagggAATGAAATTTTGGCCATGActaaattttagggaaaaacataaataactaGCATGAGATGTTTTAGGCacccatatatataaatagcttGAATTAAAATCCCCTTTATACAGGCTAGCTAAGGCCAAGAGGCCATGCCtaatttgatgaaatctcaattcCAAGATTTATTTTCTTCCCAAAATTGGTGCTTTCATTGTGaaccttttgatttaaaataatattaaaattaaatttttttaaatactcatctaattttaaaaaaaaaacactttgaacaaattgaattttatcttttttaaatatgtaaattaaatttatttgtcatttgaatttaaatcaaatcatataattgaatttaattaaaatagagaattgattattacaaataaattcTACTTTGTGGAAAACCATGTAGAAGCCATTAAATGCATAGTAACTGTACCTCTTACCTAGGATGATGAAGATTGGATCTCGATCCTGTCGAGTTTCTtaatttcaagcgggaatctttttttttagcgcGCATGTTTCGTCTAAAACCGTcggtaaatgatttttttgtttttccgactgatataccgacggaatggggaatcaccgacgaaggtaaagccgacggacttattccgtcggtgatgacgttggtaaaaaaatcaccgacgaacttctaatcacacaccgacgaaATTTTTTCATcagtaaaactgtgaaatcttgtagtgttgcCACGGGGAACGCTATCACAACAATATGTTTCAAGTCATTTCTGGCTTCTGACATGATTAATTTGGTTTGCTTCAGCAATGGAGGTATTAGTGCGCTTAATCATATGTTTGATTTCAAGTTAAAGAGGAAGTAAAGTGGCTTTCTACAgcacaaataatataaaaaagcacACTAATACAGTGTCTAGTAACACCTGAAGAAGCGACAAAGAGATGGTAGGTCAACAACCGTAGTtgtataatttacttttcaaaatgacCAAGGG encodes:
- the LOC127905493 gene encoding flavonoid 3-O-glucosyltransferase-like isoform X2 produces the protein MILSSSSDDISKEDGLENIKPYNVSDGLPENYNFAGNLDEVMDYFFKATPGNFKQAMEVAVKEVGKDFTCIMSDAFLWFAADFAQELHVTWVPLWTSSSRSLLLVLETDLVHQKMRSIINEPEDRTIDILPGFSELRGSDIPKELFLDVKESQFAAMLCKMGLALPQAAVVASNSFEELDPDAVILFKSRLPKFLNIGPFVLTSPDPFMSDPHGCLEWLDKQKQEFVVYISFGSVITLPPQELAELVEALKECKLPFLWSFRGNPKEELPEEFLERTKEKGKVVSWTPQLKVLRHKAIRVFVTHSGWNSVLDSIAGCVPMICRPFFGDQTVNMRTIEAVWGTGLEIEGGRITKGGLMKAMRLIMSTDEGNKMRKKLQHLQGLALDAMQSSGSSTKNFETLLKVVAK